A stretch of Acidobacteriota bacterium DNA encodes these proteins:
- a CDS encoding protein kinase has protein sequence MTSGDWTRVTRLFDEARERPAAERDAWLLERCDDEAIRTEVDALLRAYEADPDFLEAPADATAAVEAIAPEANHRAEGRRIGPYRVIREVGRGGMGVVFEARREGVDFEQRVAIKLLPAAWAEPVLADRFRFERRVLAGLDHPNIARLLDGGTTEEGVPYFVMEFVDGQRIDAWCRARDLSTRARVDLVMAVCDAVAHAHQHLVVHRDLKPANVLITADGRPKLLDFGIATLVSDESGTSAGLTRTGQGSFTPEYASPEQVRGERVTTASDVYSLGVLLYGLLAGRPPYSLAGRSPLDAMRTICEADPAAPSTVADATEAGALRGDLDAVVLKALRKDPRERYVSVSELSSDLAAWLDRRPVSAARATLGYRARKFAARHKTAVAAAAAVLLSIVAGGATTAWQARVAALERDKAQNRFREVRQFSRSLLFEVHESLRGLPGATEPRRLLLDRAVAFLDGLAADADDDDALLLEVAEGYRRLGHVQGSAVSDNVGDVRAAIASFEKAVRFAAAALERRSDDTHAIGLASGAYDDLAGALADQGHAAGAAAADARHRGLTERLVARNPADPGVRAGIAASLVNLGRFRSRFGDHAAARADYERALAIFEALPSDVGDGDDVLANHAFVLKRLGALALASGDLEGGERRYREALALDERLVARHPADTRHRYNLTFSLSDLAFAAGKRGNTAEAIALWRRALDIRQAALDADPKNVRAMQGVANLHAYLAHAARDERRYDDQVAHWRTALELRERLLAAQGPLPRALLDRASVQAGLASSLLDLAASASAGTATAPLRTEARALLAAARATATPLAAEQTGARDLLAALEPEERRAAGR, from the coding sequence ATGACGTCCGGCGACTGGACGCGCGTCACGCGTCTCTTCGATGAAGCTCGCGAGCGGCCGGCGGCCGAGCGTGACGCATGGCTGCTGGAGAGGTGCGACGACGAGGCGATCCGGACGGAGGTCGACGCCCTGCTCCGCGCGTACGAGGCCGACCCCGACTTCCTGGAGGCGCCGGCCGACGCGACGGCCGCGGTCGAGGCCATCGCGCCCGAGGCGAACCACCGGGCCGAGGGCCGGCGGATCGGCCCGTATCGCGTGATCCGAGAGGTCGGGCGCGGCGGCATGGGCGTCGTCTTCGAGGCGCGGCGCGAGGGTGTCGACTTCGAGCAGCGCGTCGCCATCAAGCTGCTGCCCGCGGCCTGGGCCGAGCCAGTCCTCGCGGATCGGTTCCGCTTCGAGCGTCGTGTGCTCGCCGGCCTCGACCACCCGAACATCGCCCGACTCCTCGACGGAGGGACGACCGAAGAAGGCGTGCCGTATTTCGTGATGGAGTTCGTCGACGGGCAGCGCATCGACGCCTGGTGCCGCGCGCGCGATCTGAGCACCCGCGCGCGGGTCGACCTCGTCATGGCCGTCTGCGACGCCGTGGCCCATGCCCACCAGCACCTCGTGGTGCACCGCGACCTCAAGCCCGCCAACGTCCTCATCACGGCCGACGGCCGCCCGAAGCTGCTCGACTTCGGTATCGCCACCCTCGTCTCGGACGAGAGCGGGACGAGCGCCGGCCTCACGCGCACGGGGCAGGGCAGCTTCACGCCCGAGTACGCGAGCCCGGAGCAGGTGCGTGGCGAGCGCGTCACGACGGCGAGCGACGTGTACTCGCTGGGCGTGCTGCTCTATGGCCTGCTCGCCGGCCGGCCGCCGTACAGCCTGGCGGGACGCTCGCCGCTCGACGCGATGCGCACCATCTGCGAAGCCGATCCAGCGGCACCAAGCACCGTGGCCGACGCGACCGAGGCGGGCGCCTTGCGGGGCGACCTCGACGCGGTCGTGCTCAAGGCGCTGCGGAAGGACCCGCGCGAGCGCTACGTGTCGGTGTCTGAATTGTCGAGCGATCTCGCCGCGTGGCTCGACCGCCGCCCCGTCTCGGCGGCGCGTGCGACACTTGGCTACCGCGCGCGCAAGTTCGCGGCCAGGCACAAGACGGCCGTCGCCGCCGCGGCGGCCGTGCTGCTGTCCATCGTCGCCGGCGGCGCGACCACCGCGTGGCAGGCGCGCGTGGCCGCCCTCGAGCGTGACAAGGCCCAGAACCGATTCCGAGAGGTGCGCCAGTTCTCGCGGTCGCTGCTCTTCGAAGTGCACGAGTCGCTGCGCGGGCTGCCCGGGGCGACCGAGCCGCGCCGGCTGCTGCTCGACCGCGCGGTGGCCTTCCTCGACGGCCTCGCGGCGGATGCGGACGACGACGATGCCCTGCTGCTGGAGGTGGCGGAGGGCTACCGGCGGCTGGGTCATGTGCAGGGCAGCGCCGTGAGCGACAACGTCGGCGACGTACGGGCAGCCATCGCGAGCTTCGAGAAGGCCGTACGGTTTGCCGCGGCGGCGCTCGAACGGCGCAGCGACGACACCCACGCGATCGGGCTCGCGTCGGGCGCCTACGACGACCTCGCCGGTGCGCTGGCCGACCAGGGCCACGCGGCGGGCGCGGCGGCGGCCGACGCGCGTCACCGGGGCCTGACCGAGCGCCTCGTCGCCCGCAACCCGGCCGACCCGGGCGTGCGTGCGGGCATCGCCGCGAGCCTGGTCAACCTGGGCCGGTTCCGCAGCCGCTTCGGGGACCACGCGGCGGCGCGGGCCGACTACGAACGCGCCCTCGCGATCTTCGAGGCGCTGCCTTCCGACGTCGGCGACGGCGACGACGTGCTGGCCAACCACGCGTTCGTGCTCAAGCGCCTCGGCGCGCTGGCCCTCGCCTCGGGCGACCTCGAGGGCGGAGAACGCCGCTATCGCGAAGCCCTGGCGCTCGACGAGCGGCTCGTCGCCAGGCACCCGGCCGATACCCGCCATCGCTACAACCTCACGTTCTCGCTGTCGGACCTGGCCTTTGCGGCCGGGAAACGCGGCAACACCGCGGAAGCGATCGCGTTGTGGCGCCGCGCGCTCGACATCCGCCAGGCGGCGCTCGACGCCGATCCGAAGAACGTGCGCGCCATGCAAGGCGTGGCGAACCTGCACGCCTACCTGGCCCACGCGGCGCGCGACGAGCGGCGATACGACGACCAGGTGGCTCACTGGCGAACGGCGCTCGAGCTCCGCGAGCGCCTGCTGGCGGCGCAGGGGCCACTACCACGGGCCCTGCTG
- a CDS encoding sigma-70 family RNA polymerase sigma factor produces MTEADGPEITRLLHEWASGQPQALARLMEIVYPELRRIAAQHLSRERPGHTLQPTALVSEAYLRLAQQTPGKPWVDRTHFFAVAARIVRAVLVDHARARRAAKRGAGAISVELSDAAAPVPPPPVDLLDLDAALTALEQLDAQQSRIVELRHFAGLSIEEAASVLDISPSTVKRDWLVAKTWIRRHMNGEIATP; encoded by the coding sequence ATGACCGAGGCCGACGGGCCCGAAATCACTCGCCTCCTCCATGAATGGGCCAGCGGCCAGCCGCAGGCGTTGGCACGCCTGATGGAAATCGTCTACCCGGAACTCCGCCGCATCGCCGCCCAGCACCTGAGCCGCGAACGTCCCGGCCACACCCTGCAGCCCACGGCCCTCGTGAGCGAGGCGTACCTGCGCCTTGCCCAGCAGACGCCCGGCAAGCCGTGGGTCGACCGCACGCACTTCTTCGCCGTCGCCGCGCGCATCGTCCGGGCGGTGCTCGTGGATCACGCCCGCGCCCGCCGCGCCGCCAAGCGCGGCGCCGGGGCGATCAGCGTCGAGTTGTCGGACGCCGCCGCGCCCGTCCCTCCACCGCCCGTCGACCTGCTCGACCTCGATGCGGCGCTCACCGCTCTCGAACAGCTCGACGCGCAGCAGAGCCGGATCGTCGAGCTGCGCCACTTCGCCGGTCTCTCCATCGAGGAGGCTGCGAGCGTCCTCGACATCTCGCCCTCGACCGTGAAGCGCGACTGGCTGGTCGCCAAGACCTGGATCCGCCGGCACATGAACGGCGAGATCGCCACGCCATGA
- a CDS encoding PQQ-binding-like beta-propeller repeat protein translates to MTFAGTLLALALGLAAAGLPAVSLSAQVLDQTTLNEQLWDAARDGDVGRVKQALDRGADVNSGNRYKAGALFFAADKGHTDVIALLIDRGADVDAQDTFYRFRPIMMAVMNGHTDAAILLLQRGSGGAGPVLGQAAASGNRRLAAAALTSKDLTRAEVQTALTAARRGKDDDLTSLIEKRLADFTADPIVAVDRAVLQAYVGTYRTDASTLSVALTGEQLTLTPQGQPTLTLVATSPESFDVAEAPGVSLAFAGRGGTIERVVMTTPGGTQSFARVTEATGPAEASPSAAPSVSDRTTASPPALEPASRTEPRPWPAFRGPNAAGNGDGQGAVTEWNAETGANIRWKTPIPGFATASPVVWGQRVFVVTAVSARDDAEAKTFRTGLYGDVKPVDDLSEHTWKIYALDKASGTVLWERTAFTGAPKVKRHTKSTQANSTPATDGIRVVALFGSVGRLVAWDMAGRELWNVDIGVLDSGWFFDPTYQWGHSSSPIIHDGKVIVQADVQKGSFIAAYDVETGRRVWKTDRDEISTWGTPTVFNGLVVTNGPTVRAYDAATGREVWRLGPNSEITVGTPVVGEGLVFVTGGYPPVRPVYAVRPTAAGDISLPKDATSSDAVAWSNTAGTYIPTPLFYDGILYTCSNEGIVTAYDAKTGERIYRARVGGGGAFSASPVAADGRLYFANEDGDVIIARAGRTYEELAKNPMHEVIMSTPAISDGLIVVRTLGHVYGIGAPE, encoded by the coding sequence ATGACGTTCGCAGGGACACTGCTGGCGCTTGCGCTCGGACTCGCAGCGGCCGGGCTGCCGGCAGTCTCGCTGTCCGCTCAGGTCCTCGACCAGACCACCCTGAACGAGCAACTGTGGGACGCTGCACGAGACGGCGACGTCGGCCGTGTGAAGCAGGCGCTCGACCGCGGCGCCGACGTGAATTCGGGCAACCGCTACAAGGCCGGCGCGCTCTTCTTCGCCGCCGACAAGGGCCACACTGACGTCATCGCGCTGCTCATCGACCGCGGCGCCGACGTCGACGCGCAGGACACCTTTTATCGATTCCGGCCGATCATGATGGCGGTGATGAACGGCCACACCGACGCCGCGATCCTCCTGCTGCAGCGCGGCTCGGGCGGCGCCGGACCCGTACTCGGCCAGGCGGCCGCGAGCGGCAACCGGCGCTTGGCGGCCGCAGCGCTGACGTCGAAGGACCTGACGCGCGCCGAGGTGCAGACGGCGCTGACGGCCGCGCGCCGAGGCAAGGACGACGACCTCACGTCGCTCATCGAGAAGCGGCTCGCCGACTTCACCGCCGACCCGATCGTCGCCGTCGATCGTGCCGTGCTGCAGGCGTACGTCGGCACCTACCGGACCGACGCGAGCACGCTCAGCGTCGCGCTCACCGGAGAGCAGCTCACCTTGACGCCGCAGGGGCAGCCGACGCTGACGCTCGTCGCCACGTCGCCGGAATCGTTCGATGTGGCGGAAGCGCCAGGGGTGTCGCTCGCCTTCGCTGGACGGGGCGGTACGATCGAGCGGGTGGTCATGACGACGCCCGGCGGTACGCAGAGCTTCGCGCGCGTGACCGAGGCGACGGGCCCGGCCGAGGCCTCGCCATCGGCGGCGCCCTCCGTGTCCGACAGGACGACGGCGTCTCCGCCCGCCCTGGAGCCGGCCTCCCGCACGGAGCCACGCCCTTGGCCGGCGTTCCGCGGGCCGAACGCCGCGGGCAACGGCGACGGCCAGGGCGCCGTCACCGAGTGGAACGCCGAGACCGGCGCCAACATTCGCTGGAAGACGCCCATTCCCGGCTTTGCCACCGCCAGCCCCGTCGTCTGGGGCCAGAGGGTGTTCGTCGTCACGGCCGTCAGCGCGAGAGACGACGCCGAAGCGAAGACGTTCAGGACGGGCCTCTATGGCGACGTGAAGCCGGTCGACGACCTGTCGGAGCACACCTGGAAGATCTACGCGCTCGACAAGGCGAGCGGCACAGTGCTCTGGGAGCGGACGGCGTTCACCGGCGCGCCGAAAGTGAAGCGTCACACGAAGTCGACGCAGGCGAACTCCACGCCCGCCACCGACGGCATCCGCGTCGTCGCGCTCTTCGGCTCGGTGGGCCGGCTCGTGGCCTGGGACATGGCCGGCCGCGAGTTGTGGAACGTCGACATCGGCGTGCTCGACAGCGGCTGGTTCTTCGACCCGACCTACCAGTGGGGTCACTCGAGCTCGCCGATCATTCACGACGGCAAGGTCATCGTGCAGGCCGACGTCCAGAAGGGGTCGTTCATCGCCGCCTACGATGTCGAGACGGGCCGGCGCGTCTGGAAGACGGATCGCGACGAGATCTCGACCTGGGGCACGCCGACGGTCTTCAACGGGCTCGTCGTGACCAACGGCCCGACCGTGCGCGCCTACGACGCGGCCACGGGCCGCGAGGTCTGGAGGCTCGGACCGAACTCCGAGATCACCGTGGGTACGCCCGTCGTCGGCGAGGGTCTCGTCTTCGTGACCGGCGGCTATCCGCCCGTGCGCCCGGTGTATGCCGTCAGGCCGACCGCCGCCGGCGACATCTCGCTGCCGAAGGACGCGACGTCGAGCGACGCCGTCGCGTGGAGCAACACCGCGGGCACGTACATCCCCACGCCGCTCTTCTACGACGGCATCCTGTACACCTGCAGCAACGAGGGCATCGTGACGGCGTACGACGCGAAGACGGGCGAGCGGATCTACCGTGCGCGTGTCGGGGGCGGCGGAGCATTCTCGGCGTCGCCGGTGGCGGCCGACGGTCGGCTGTACTTCGCGAACGAGGATGGTGACGTGATCATCGCGCGCGCGGGGCGAACCTACGAGGAACTCGCCAAGAACCCCATGCACGAGGTGATTATGAGCACGCCGGCCATCTCCGACGGGCTCATCGTCGTGCGCACGCTGGGGCACGTGTACGGGATCGGCGCGCCGGAGTGA
- a CDS encoding M20/M25/M40 family metallo-hydrolase, with the protein MIRLPGRSHAGAMPPLSEEERALRDRLARHVQVLAGGIGERNVWRLDRLREASGYVQDGFREHGYEVEAQAFDAMGRTVENVAAERRGGALSDEIVVVGAHYDSVAGSPGANDNATGVAALLELARAFATRSPARTVRFVAFANEEPPFFQTDDMGSLHYARRAKARGERVVAMLSIETIGAYSDEPGSQQYPLPLFGALYPDTADFITFVGNVGSRHLVRRAIGAFRAGTAFPSQGAAVPGGIPGVGWSDHWAFWQQGYPAIMVTDTALFRYGPYHTLGDLPAQVDYDRMSRVVAGLAAVVADLTDAP; encoded by the coding sequence ATGATCCGCCTGCCGGGCCGGTCGCACGCGGGCGCGATGCCGCCGCTGTCCGAGGAGGAGCGGGCCCTGCGGGATCGGCTCGCGCGCCACGTGCAGGTACTGGCTGGCGGCATCGGCGAGCGCAACGTGTGGCGGCTCGACCGCCTGCGCGAGGCGTCGGGCTACGTGCAGGACGGCTTCCGCGAGCACGGCTACGAGGTCGAGGCGCAGGCGTTCGACGCGATGGGCCGTACGGTCGAGAACGTTGCCGCGGAGCGGCGGGGGGGCGCCCTCTCCGACGAGATCGTCGTCGTTGGCGCGCACTACGACTCGGTCGCCGGCTCGCCCGGCGCGAACGACAACGCGACGGGGGTTGCCGCGCTGCTCGAACTGGCGCGGGCGTTCGCCACGCGCTCGCCGGCCCGCACCGTGCGCTTCGTCGCGTTCGCCAACGAGGAGCCGCCCTTCTTCCAGACCGACGACATGGGCAGCCTGCACTACGCCCGTCGCGCGAAGGCCCGCGGCGAGCGCGTCGTCGCCATGCTGTCGATCGAGACGATTGGGGCGTACTCCGACGAGCCGGGCAGTCAGCAGTACCCGCTGCCGTTGTTCGGGGCGCTCTATCCGGACACCGCCGACTTCATCACCTTCGTCGGCAACGTCGGTTCGCGGCATCTCGTGCGGCGAGCCATCGGCGCGTTTCGCGCGGGCACCGCGTTTCCGTCTCAAGGCGCGGCCGTGCCCGGCGGGATTCCAGGCGTCGGCTGGTCGGATCACTGGGCCTTCTGGCAGCAGGGCTACCCGGCGATCATGGTCACCGACACGGCGCTCTTCCGCTACGGCCCCTACCACACGCTCGGCGACCTGCCAGCCCAGGTCGACTACGACCGCATGAGTCGGGTAGTCGCCGGACTGGCCGCGGTCGTGGCCGACCTGACCGACGCCCCGTGA
- a CDS encoding beta-lactamase family protein, protein AGFGFADVAARRPMTPHTKFRMASHSKLFTAIAIMQLREEGRLRLDDPVSMHLPWFAVRAATPDDPPVTIEHLLTHSSGLPREAGAHWTTLDFPTDDQLRDLLPDRQAAFSPEVRWKYSNLAYTLAGMIVERVSGQTWSDYVQRHIFDPLGMRDSSVDRDVDGLAVGYGRRMPDGSRQVMPFVDARAMGPATGITSTVEDMARFVSAQFRTGTRQGHRILSTSSLREMHRVRRLENDWSRGSGVGFAVTREKDRVYVGHGGGYPGYTTQTTIQLDDRVGVIVLTNTNDSNPGDIASKLMATVGQAVAKASAPPPAEVTWDPSWSRFAGLYRGRGGDSHVVELNRRLVIITPHAPSLEPSIVLVPVGNDQFRYVAPGGGGPVGEIVRFVEQDGQVVRMITGDSYVERVRD, encoded by the coding sequence CGGCCGGGTTCGGCTTTGCGGACGTCGCCGCACGCCGGCCCATGACGCCACACACGAAGTTCCGCATGGCGTCACACAGCAAGCTCTTCACGGCCATCGCCATCATGCAGCTCCGCGAAGAAGGGAGACTGCGCCTCGACGATCCGGTCTCGATGCACCTGCCGTGGTTCGCCGTGCGGGCCGCCACGCCCGACGACCCGCCCGTCACCATCGAGCACCTGCTCACGCACAGCTCCGGCCTGCCGCGCGAAGCCGGGGCGCACTGGACGACGCTCGACTTCCCGACCGACGATCAGTTGCGCGACCTGCTGCCAGACCGCCAAGCGGCGTTCTCGCCCGAGGTGCGTTGGAAGTACTCGAACCTGGCGTACACCCTGGCGGGAATGATCGTCGAGCGGGTGAGCGGCCAGACCTGGAGCGACTACGTCCAGCGGCACATCTTCGATCCGCTCGGCATGCGCGACTCGAGCGTGGATCGGGACGTGGACGGGCTCGCCGTGGGGTACGGACGACGCATGCCCGACGGGTCTCGGCAGGTCATGCCGTTTGTCGACGCGCGCGCGATGGGCCCGGCGACCGGCATCACGTCGACGGTCGAGGACATGGCGCGGTTCGTCTCGGCGCAGTTCCGAACGGGCACGCGCCAGGGGCACCGGATCCTGTCCACGAGCTCGCTGCGCGAGATGCATCGCGTGCGCCGGCTCGAGAACGACTGGTCGCGAGGCAGCGGGGTGGGGTTCGCGGTCACGCGCGAGAAGGATAGGGTCTACGTGGGCCACGGCGGCGGGTATCCCGGCTACACCACGCAGACGACCATCCAGCTCGACGATCGCGTGGGTGTCATCGTCCTCACCAACACCAACGACTCGAACCCGGGCGACATCGCGTCGAAGCTGATGGCCACGGTCGGCCAGGCCGTGGCCAAGGCGAGTGCGCCTCCCCCGGCGGAGGTGACGTGGGATCCGTCGTGGTCGCGCTTCGCCGGGCTCTATCGCGGCCGAGGCGGCGATTCCCACGTCGTCGAATTGAACCGGCGGCTGGTGATCATCACGCCGCACGCACCTTCGCTCGAACCGTCGATCGTACTCGTGCCCGTCGGCAACGACCAGTTTCGTTACGTCGCGCCCGGCGGCGGCGGACCGGTGGGTGAGATCGTGCGCTTCGTCGAGCAGGACGGTCAGGTCGTTCGCATGATCACGGGAGACAGTTACGTCGAGCGCGTGCGCGACTGA